One window of Nocardia nova SH22a genomic DNA carries:
- a CDS encoding VOC family protein: MADTSARQSVFPNLKYLRPGAAITFLVAAFGFERHFVVTGEDGEVEHAQLRVGSDLIFISRDREDDRYGLHSPQVLKGGSQNLCVCVADDRLDEHQARAETAGARIVNPVHDSPAGVREYSCADPEQHVWTFSSYAGE, encoded by the coding sequence GTGGCCGATACGTCCGCGCGGCAGAGCGTGTTCCCGAACCTGAAGTACCTGCGGCCGGGTGCTGCCATAACCTTTCTCGTGGCCGCCTTCGGTTTCGAGCGGCATTTCGTTGTCACCGGGGAAGACGGCGAGGTCGAACACGCGCAGCTGCGGGTCGGCTCCGATCTGATCTTCATCAGCCGTGACCGGGAGGACGACCGCTACGGCCTGCACAGCCCGCAGGTGCTGAAGGGCGGCAGTCAGAACCTGTGCGTATGCGTCGCCGACGATCGACTCGATGAACATCAGGCTCGTGCCGAAACGGCGGGCGCGCGGATCGTGAACCCCGTCCACGATTCCCCGGCAGGTGTGCGGGAGTACTCGTGCGCCGACCCCGAACAGCACGTGTGGACGTTCAGCAGTTACGCGGGAGAATGA
- a CDS encoding dihydroxyacetone kinase subunit DhaK, which translates to MPALFLLEPGQNPEVSLRGFVRRNPWVRLSTDPLFVHHDRGATTRRVALVSGGGSGHEPMHVGFVGTGMLDAAVPGKIFASPHNRQVYEASKAVARDGGVLHIVKNYTGDKINFGIAAERLAADGIEVDRVLVDDDVATESDETATGRRGTAATIVVEKILGAAADRGDTLAALAALGREVAAHSRSIAVATEALTSPNTGARAFELEPDQLEYGVGIHGERASTSITRPPLAELVDRMLADILASLPGDDRKPLLLLINGLGATSELELGTVLELTARALTARGREISAVQVGTFVAALDMSGFSITLTQLADGWLDLWHAPTAAPAWKETAR; encoded by the coding sequence GTGCCCGCACTGTTCTTACTCGAACCAGGCCAGAACCCCGAGGTGTCGTTGCGGGGTTTCGTGCGCCGAAACCCGTGGGTCCGGCTCAGTACCGACCCGCTGTTCGTGCACCATGATCGCGGCGCGACGACACGGCGGGTCGCCCTCGTCTCCGGCGGCGGTTCGGGCCACGAGCCGATGCATGTCGGATTCGTCGGCACGGGCATGCTCGACGCGGCCGTGCCGGGCAAGATCTTCGCCTCGCCGCACAATCGCCAGGTCTACGAGGCGAGCAAGGCCGTCGCCCGGGACGGTGGGGTGCTGCACATCGTCAAGAACTACACCGGAGACAAGATCAATTTCGGCATCGCCGCGGAACGGCTCGCCGCCGACGGTATCGAGGTCGACCGGGTACTCGTCGACGACGACGTCGCCACCGAATCCGACGAGACGGCGACGGGACGGCGCGGAACAGCCGCGACGATCGTCGTCGAAAAGATCCTCGGCGCCGCCGCGGACCGCGGTGACACCCTCGCCGCGCTGGCCGCGCTCGGCCGCGAGGTGGCCGCGCACAGCCGCAGCATCGCGGTGGCCACCGAAGCGCTCACGTCACCGAACACCGGGGCGCGCGCCTTCGAACTCGAACCGGATCAGCTCGAATACGGGGTGGGAATTCACGGCGAACGCGCTTCGACCTCGATCACCAGGCCACCACTCGCGGAACTCGTCGATCGGATGCTCGCCGACATCCTCGCATCGCTGCCCGGGGACGATCGAAAGCCGTTGTTACTGTTGATCAATGGGCTCGGTGCGACGTCGGAACTCGAACTCGGCACGGTACTCGAACTCACGGCGCGCGCACTCACCGCCCGGGGCCGGGAAATCTCGGCGGTCCAGGTCGGCACATTCGTCGCGGCACTGGACATGAGCGGCTTCTCGATCACCCTCACCCAACTGGCCGACGGCTGGCTCGATCTCTGGCACGCCCCGACCGCCGCACCCGCCTGGAAGGAGACCGCACGATGA
- a CDS encoding cytochrome P450, translated as MTETLPTYPMERATGCPFDPPPQLREVPPISQVRIWNDDTPWLITDYNDVRAILADQRFSADIRHQGYPLTSASAAMRRTMPAAFIAMDDPDHARHRRMLTRNFTVKHVEAMRADVQRVVDRLIDDMLAGPKPADLVSALALPVPSLVICRLLGVPYEDHEFFQDRSRQIVSLDIPPEEALTANNELRSYLHDLAVDKQREPTDDMIGRLVSEQVADGELTLDEVANMAVLMLIAGHETTANMIALGTLSLLRNPEQLAALRTTDDPKFVADAVEELLRYLTITHNGRRRVATEDIEIAGRSIRAGEGIILATDAGNRDSTAFPEPDRLDLERPARHHLAFGYGVHQCLGQPLARMELQVVYGTLYRRIPTLALAVPFEDVPFKHDMAIYGVHALPVTW; from the coding sequence ATGACCGAAACTCTTCCCACTTACCCCATGGAACGCGCCACCGGCTGCCCGTTCGACCCGCCACCACAACTGCGCGAGGTCCCGCCGATCAGTCAGGTGCGCATCTGGAACGACGACACGCCTTGGCTGATCACCGATTACAACGATGTGCGCGCGATTCTCGCGGATCAGCGCTTCAGCGCCGATATCCGGCACCAGGGCTATCCGCTCACATCCGCGTCGGCCGCAATGCGACGGACCATGCCGGCGGCGTTCATCGCGATGGACGACCCGGATCACGCCCGGCATCGCCGCATGCTCACCCGCAACTTCACGGTCAAACACGTCGAAGCCATGCGGGCGGATGTTCAGCGTGTGGTCGATCGGCTGATCGACGACATGCTCGCCGGGCCGAAACCGGCAGACCTGGTGAGCGCCTTGGCATTACCGGTGCCGTCCCTGGTCATCTGCCGACTTCTCGGCGTGCCGTACGAGGATCACGAATTCTTCCAGGACCGCAGCAGGCAGATCGTCTCCCTCGACATCCCACCCGAGGAGGCGCTCACGGCCAACAACGAATTACGTTCTTATCTCCACGATCTCGCGGTGGACAAGCAGCGCGAGCCCACCGACGACATGATCGGCCGGCTGGTGAGCGAACAGGTGGCAGACGGCGAACTGACCCTCGATGAAGTCGCGAACATGGCCGTTCTGATGCTGATCGCGGGCCACGAGACCACCGCGAACATGATTGCGCTGGGCACACTCTCACTGCTGCGCAATCCGGAGCAGCTGGCGGCACTGCGCACGACCGACGACCCGAAATTCGTCGCCGACGCGGTCGAGGAACTGCTGCGATATCTGACCATCACCCACAACGGCCGACGCCGCGTCGCCACCGAGGACATCGAGATCGCGGGCCGATCGATCCGCGCGGGCGAGGGAATCATCCTCGCCACCGACGCCGGAAACCGCGACAGCACAGCGTTTCCCGAGCCCGATCGCCTCGATCTGGAACGACCGGCACGCCACCACCTGGCCTTCGGATACGGCGTGCATCAATGCCTGGGACAGCCGCTGGCCCGGATGGAACTCCAGGTCGTCTACGGCACCCTGTACCGGCGCATCCCCACATTGGCGCTCGCCGTCCCGTTCGAGGACGTCCCGTTCAAACACGACATGGCCATCTACGGCGTGCACGCACTGCCCGTCACCTGGTGA
- a CDS encoding ferredoxin: MKVVAHQDKCIGSGQCVLLADAVFDQREDDGIVEVLQENPPDRLHDDVRQAAQICPAMAIELNES, translated from the coding sequence ATGAAAGTTGTTGCACACCAGGACAAATGCATCGGTTCCGGCCAATGCGTCCTGCTCGCGGACGCGGTGTTCGATCAGCGCGAGGACGACGGCATCGTGGAAGTCCTGCAGGAGAACCCTCCGGACCGGTTGCACGACGACGTTCGGCAGGCCGCGCAGATCTGCCCCGCGATGGCCATCGAGTTGAACGAATCCTGA
- a CDS encoding carboxypeptidase regulatory-like domain-containing protein — protein MLSRVFGSGDRCPTGRPSWPVRLRDHLQATDPALARLRSGWRMLTVFATTLAVGYGMARALGHPIIFGLTYGGMVGLLVGLTVAGPKAGRLAVRCVWGVPAFLLALFCAIEVEPYRIAALLLAAAAVVVQVAAPAFLGEFGHDAGVMFFAGFLSGLLVPIPLEQMKYIAPIVAVAAVAAAVVQVLVCRMRAETGFVHVERGFLARTRYVVRRSTRLLETSDGSTRAIRALRTEMNHLNDAAMLVDGYLTSSGLPGPTAVRIHRLVFDTERAAHALGRTTIQLCEGPLPDEVRARLLAALADLDRDAAPALLDWLAHHEDDSRTPEYEHLISRLYRFVAVLGDLRRADAAWLTGAGDLPDDADHEPFTTPVELDKGKLPGAGLLAGRVLASGGMRPPWNVWTNPKPELRVAVQTLIALFIVVPLGDALNGYRYYWALIGVLIVMGGTHSPHDRVRKTVKRVVGTLVGGFVGVGVAHLVGVQHPFVTVVLLCVAMTVGAYAISAYYSVWAGALAFALIQLYAFTGGFEDSIVVLRAGENAIGAVVTTVVALVVLPVATRTLLRHAQVTHVRSLATFVRESGEVWSGFAGADGTREQARAVDQAAHELDRFSSSLFRLPGGDHERAEEIRATLRVAVVCAREMSVGSGAAVLTTDQRERLLTITACLADSIDEMAEIIDGETPACGVWIRSADDIRRLQRVVSVTPENVHLRHALHYLGYLDDLLAGLAARLGIPVRGNDYASGARAVGSELFALRAQLVTVRQPAPVGGRGAATPLPSSPIGDSPVSGGSRWISGRVRGETGGPVPGAVLTLIDQRGHQVSRTTGGGDGSYRITAPATSAQVLIVSANGYGPAALTLSSGSGSQHHDITLPTTGELSGTVRRAGNGAPVAEATVTLTDLAGEVVGAAITTTTGTYACPGVLPGRYTLVANAHRMCPAATTLTVPDSGRLRHDIEMTPTTTLTGRVRADVGVVPNAQVSVLDHTGAPIAHARTDSTGRYTIPGLHNGDYTVVTTGYPPTTGHITIGSADKVHTITLGHTTPMDTSRNSNT, from the coding sequence TTGTTGTCGCGCGTGTTCGGCAGTGGCGACAGATGCCCGACCGGACGGCCGTCGTGGCCCGTGCGTCTGCGTGATCATCTGCAGGCCACCGATCCCGCGCTGGCCCGGCTGCGCTCGGGGTGGCGGATGCTGACGGTCTTCGCGACGACCCTGGCGGTGGGCTACGGAATGGCTCGCGCGCTGGGGCATCCGATCATTTTCGGTCTCACCTACGGCGGCATGGTCGGACTGCTGGTCGGATTGACGGTCGCCGGGCCCAAGGCGGGCCGACTGGCGGTCCGTTGCGTCTGGGGCGTACCCGCGTTCCTGCTCGCCCTGTTCTGCGCGATCGAGGTCGAGCCCTATCGGATCGCCGCACTGCTCCTGGCGGCCGCCGCGGTCGTCGTACAGGTCGCGGCCCCCGCGTTCCTGGGTGAGTTCGGGCATGACGCGGGCGTGATGTTCTTCGCCGGATTCCTCAGCGGCCTACTGGTTCCCATCCCGCTGGAACAGATGAAGTACATCGCCCCGATCGTCGCGGTCGCCGCCGTCGCCGCGGCGGTCGTTCAGGTGCTGGTGTGCCGGATGCGCGCCGAAACGGGTTTCGTTCACGTCGAACGGGGGTTCCTCGCCCGCACCCGCTATGTCGTCCGGCGGTCCACCCGGCTGCTCGAGACATCGGACGGAAGCACTCGCGCGATCCGCGCACTGCGCACCGAAATGAACCACCTCAACGATGCGGCGATGCTGGTGGACGGGTATCTGACCAGTTCCGGGCTCCCCGGGCCGACGGCGGTTCGCATCCACCGGCTGGTCTTCGACACCGAACGCGCGGCACATGCTCTGGGCCGGACCACGATCCAGCTCTGCGAGGGCCCGTTGCCGGACGAGGTGCGGGCGCGACTGCTCGCCGCCCTGGCCGATCTCGACCGCGACGCGGCGCCCGCTCTGCTGGATTGGCTCGCGCACCACGAGGACGACTCCCGGACTCCCGAATACGAACACCTCATCTCGAGGCTGTACCGGTTCGTCGCGGTACTCGGCGATCTGCGCCGGGCCGACGCGGCCTGGCTCACCGGCGCCGGTGACCTGCCCGACGATGCGGACCACGAACCGTTCACCACCCCTGTGGAATTGGACAAGGGCAAACTGCCGGGCGCGGGTCTGCTGGCCGGACGTGTCCTCGCCTCCGGCGGAATGCGGCCACCGTGGAACGTCTGGACCAATCCCAAACCCGAACTCCGGGTCGCCGTGCAGACGCTGATCGCCTTGTTCATCGTCGTCCCGCTGGGCGATGCGCTCAACGGGTACCGGTACTACTGGGCGCTGATCGGCGTGCTGATCGTGATGGGCGGCACGCACTCACCGCACGATCGCGTGCGCAAGACCGTCAAACGCGTCGTCGGCACCCTCGTCGGAGGTTTCGTCGGGGTCGGCGTCGCCCACCTCGTCGGGGTGCAGCATCCGTTCGTGACCGTCGTATTGCTCTGTGTCGCAATGACGGTGGGCGCGTATGCGATCAGCGCCTACTACTCGGTGTGGGCGGGCGCACTGGCGTTCGCGCTCATCCAGCTCTACGCCTTCACCGGAGGATTCGAGGATTCGATCGTGGTGCTGCGCGCGGGCGAGAACGCCATCGGCGCGGTGGTCACCACCGTGGTGGCGCTGGTGGTGCTGCCCGTCGCGACTCGCACGCTACTGCGCCACGCGCAGGTGACCCATGTGCGCTCCCTGGCCACCTTCGTGCGAGAGTCCGGTGAGGTGTGGAGCGGATTCGCCGGGGCCGACGGGACCCGGGAACAAGCCCGTGCGGTGGATCAGGCCGCGCACGAACTGGACCGGTTCAGCAGTTCACTCTTCCGCCTGCCCGGCGGGGACCACGAGCGCGCCGAGGAGATCCGCGCCACCCTGCGCGTGGCCGTGGTCTGTGCCAGGGAGATGTCGGTCGGCAGCGGAGCGGCGGTGCTGACCACCGATCAGCGCGAGCGATTGCTGACAATTACTGCCTGCCTTGCCGATTCGATCGACGAGATGGCCGAGATCATCGACGGCGAGACGCCCGCATGCGGTGTGTGGATCCGTTCCGCCGACGATATCCGGCGACTACAGCGGGTTGTGTCGGTCACGCCGGAGAACGTGCACTTGCGGCACGCCCTGCACTACCTCGGATATCTGGACGATCTGCTGGCCGGCCTCGCCGCCCGGCTCGGCATCCCGGTGCGGGGCAACGACTACGCCAGCGGTGCGCGGGCGGTCGGTAGTGAATTGTTCGCTCTGCGCGCACAATTGGTGACCGTGCGGCAACCGGCCCCGGTCGGCGGGCGTGGTGCGGCCACCCCGTTGCCGAGTTCGCCGATCGGAGATTCACCGGTCTCCGGCGGTAGCCGATGGATCAGCGGCCGTGTCCGCGGGGAGACCGGAGGCCCGGTCCCGGGAGCGGTCCTGACCCTGATCGATCAACGAGGACATCAGGTTTCACGGACCACCGGCGGCGGCGACGGAAGCTATCGCATCACCGCGCCCGCGACGAGCGCTCAGGTGCTGATCGTTTCGGCGAACGGATACGGACCGGCGGCCCTCACCCTGAGTTCCGGATCGGGCTCGCAACACCACGACATCACACTGCCGACAACGGGCGAGCTGTCCGGAACGGTCCGCCGAGCCGGAAACGGAGCCCCGGTCGCCGAGGCCACGGTGACGCTGACCGACCTCGCCGGTGAGGTGGTGGGCGCCGCGATCACCACCACCACGGGAACCTATGCCTGCCCCGGCGTCCTGCCCGGCCGCTATACCCTGGTCGCCAACGCGCACCGAATGTGCCCGGCCGCAACCACTCTCACCGTGCCCGACAGCGGCCGCCTGCGCCACGACATCGAGATGACGCCGACGACGACCCTCACCGGCCGGGTCCGCGCGGACGTGGGCGTGGTACCGAACGCACAGGTGAGCGTGCTGGACCACACCGGCGCCCCGATCGCGCACGCCCGCACCGACAGCACCGGCCGCTACACGATCCCCGGCCTCCACAACGGCGACTACACCGTCGTCACCACCGGCTATCCCCCGACGACCGGCCACATCACGATCGGCTCGGCCGACAAGGTCCACACCATCACGCTCGGCCACACCACACCAATGGACACGAGTCGCAATAGCAACACATAG
- a CDS encoding TetR/AcrR family transcriptional regulator produces MSSVNAGTGLRERKKQQTREALHRAAMRLYAERGSDSVTVNDICAAADVSPRTFFNYFESKDGAVLDWYEEQAGGSLADRIAARPAEEEPLPAIYEAIKSGVRRLQESATWREYQQLMRQNPRLLPDSIADSRRSQALMCEGVARRTGHPVDDLYPRALAAAAHAITRVALAQWDPADPESDLPGILDTSFGMLASGFPLPPG; encoded by the coding sequence GTGAGCAGCGTAAATGCGGGGACTGGCCTCCGGGAGCGCAAGAAGCAGCAGACTCGTGAGGCGCTGCATCGTGCCGCCATGCGCCTCTACGCGGAGCGGGGCTCGGACTCGGTCACCGTCAACGACATCTGCGCCGCCGCCGACGTCTCACCGCGCACCTTCTTCAACTACTTCGAATCCAAGGACGGCGCGGTCCTGGACTGGTACGAGGAACAGGCCGGTGGATCGCTGGCCGATCGGATCGCCGCCCGTCCGGCCGAAGAGGAACCGTTGCCGGCCATCTACGAGGCGATCAAGTCGGGGGTCCGGCGTCTGCAGGAGAGCGCGACATGGCGGGAGTACCAGCAACTGATGCGACAGAACCCCCGCCTGCTGCCGGACTCGATCGCCGACAGCCGCCGCTCCCAGGCCCTCATGTGTGAAGGGGTGGCCCGGCGGACCGGCCACCCCGTCGACGACCTCTATCCCCGCGCCCTCGCCGCGGCCGCACACGCGATCACGCGCGTGGCCCTGGCACAGTGGGATCCCGCCGATCCGGAGTCCGACCTGCCGGGCATCCTGGACACGTCGTTCGGCATGCTCGCGTCAGGGTTTCCGTTGCCGCCCGGATAG
- a CDS encoding carbohydrate ABC transporter permease produces MTATANRAVLRRTARGTLLYLVLVAMAWCALFPLLWALSSSLKKQGNISDTSIVPAHLAWSNYRDIFDLMPFGRIFLNTVVYAGCVTAGQVFFCSLAGYAFARLPFKGRNVLFLAYLATLMVPATVTVIPQFILMRTFGWVDSPLAMIVPGLFGSAFGTYLMRQFFITLPVELEEAAILDGCSVWQTYWRVLLPHARPAVMVLAVLTWVTVWNDFLWPLVMIQRDEISTLTLGLVRLQGQYETNWPVLMATSILMVAPMLVIYAFAQKSFVRGIAMSGMGGR; encoded by the coding sequence GTGACAGCGACCGCGAATCGGGCCGTTCTCCGCCGCACCGCGCGCGGAACCCTGCTGTACCTGGTGCTCGTCGCGATGGCGTGGTGCGCCCTGTTTCCGCTGCTGTGGGCGCTGTCGAGTTCGCTGAAGAAGCAGGGCAACATCTCCGACACCAGCATCGTCCCGGCCCACCTCGCCTGGTCGAACTACCGCGACATCTTCGATCTGATGCCCTTCGGACGGATCTTCCTCAACACCGTCGTCTACGCCGGCTGCGTCACCGCGGGCCAGGTGTTCTTCTGCTCCCTGGCCGGATACGCCTTCGCCCGCTTGCCGTTCAAGGGCCGCAACGTCCTGTTCCTCGCCTACCTCGCCACCCTGATGGTCCCGGCGACCGTCACGGTCATCCCCCAGTTCATCCTCATGCGCACCTTCGGCTGGGTGGACAGCCCCCTGGCCATGATCGTGCCCGGACTGTTCGGCAGCGCCTTCGGCACCTACCTGATGCGCCAGTTCTTCATCACCCTGCCGGTCGAATTGGAGGAGGCGGCCATTCTCGACGGCTGCTCGGTCTGGCAGACCTACTGGCGCGTCCTGCTGCCGCATGCCCGACCTGCGGTCATGGTGCTCGCCGTACTCACGTGGGTAACAGTCTGGAACGACTTCCTCTGGCCCCTGGTGATGATCCAGCGCGACGAAATCTCCACGCTGACACTGGGTTTGGTACGCCTGCAGGGCCAGTACGAAACCAACTGGCCCGTCCTCATGGCCACCTCCATCCTGATGGTGGCGCCGATGCTGGTGATCTACGCCTTCGCGCAGAAGTCGTTCGTGCGCGGCATCGCGATGTCGGGCATGGGCGGGCGATGA
- a CDS encoding TIGR03086 family metal-binding protein, whose protein sequence is MIDLKPASQGVIDLLQSIDIAQFDHPTPCAEYTVADLLRHLDGVIRGSTATARKVANPASAGSPIELSDSDWRGTLGHRLRELAAAWAGPAAWQGVTDVGIELPNETWGRIALTELVVHGWDLARALDRPFALPETTLNACLDHVADFVPNAPLPALWGPAVAVADDAPLLDRIVAITGREP, encoded by the coding sequence ATGATCGACCTGAAACCGGCGAGCCAGGGCGTGATCGACCTGCTGCAGTCCATCGACATCGCGCAGTTCGACCACCCGACTCCGTGTGCCGAGTACACCGTCGCCGACCTGCTCCGGCACCTCGACGGGGTGATCCGCGGGTCGACAGCCACGGCACGCAAGGTAGCGAATCCGGCGTCGGCGGGATCGCCGATCGAGTTGTCCGACAGCGACTGGCGCGGCACGTTGGGGCACCGCTTACGCGAACTCGCCGCGGCCTGGGCCGGCCCGGCCGCCTGGCAGGGGGTGACCGATGTGGGTATCGAACTGCCGAATGAGACCTGGGGCCGGATCGCGCTCACCGAGCTGGTCGTCCACGGTTGGGATCTGGCGCGAGCCCTCGACCGGCCGTTCGCGCTCCCGGAAACGACCCTGAACGCCTGCCTCGATCATGTCGCCGACTTCGTCCCGAATGCCCCGCTCCCCGCGCTGTGGGGTCCGGCCGTGGCCGTCGCCGATGACGCGCCGCTACTCGATCGCATCGTGGCGATCACCGGACGCGAGCCGTGA
- a CDS encoding carbohydrate ABC transporter permease, producing MFIAPNLIAVAVFMAFPLVFTLYLSLHEWDLFSSPRFIGIDNFRRLFAHDPLFWVALRNTVIFTVGTLIPTIAISLAVAAALNRKLKGIGIFRSIMFMPLVASTVAMAVVWRLTFSTDYGVLNTALGWIGIGPVPWLTDPSWSMVSLCLVSVWKSIPFATIVLLAAMQGIPADVYEAARIDGAGALRRFGSITVPLIRPALAFTFVITVINSFQVFDQAYVLTGGKGGPETGTYVLGIMLYQNAFTFDDIGYACALAWVIFAILLVLTLLQLRFTRRNAYESET from the coding sequence ATGTTCATCGCCCCCAACCTGATCGCCGTCGCGGTGTTCATGGCGTTCCCGCTGGTGTTCACGCTGTATCTGAGCCTGCACGAATGGGATCTGTTCAGTTCGCCGAGGTTCATCGGCATCGACAACTTCCGCAGACTCTTCGCGCACGACCCGCTGTTCTGGGTGGCCCTGCGCAACACGGTGATCTTCACCGTCGGCACGCTGATCCCGACCATCGCCATCAGTCTGGCCGTCGCGGCGGCCCTGAATCGAAAACTGAAGGGCATCGGCATCTTTCGCAGCATCATGTTCATGCCGCTGGTCGCCTCGACCGTGGCGATGGCGGTGGTGTGGCGACTCACCTTCAGCACCGACTACGGCGTGCTCAACACCGCGCTCGGCTGGATCGGCATCGGCCCCGTCCCGTGGCTCACCGATCCTTCGTGGTCGATGGTCTCGCTGTGCCTGGTCAGTGTGTGGAAGAGCATTCCCTTCGCGACCATCGTCCTGCTCGCCGCCATGCAGGGCATTCCGGCCGACGTGTACGAGGCCGCGCGGATCGACGGCGCCGGAGCGTTGCGCCGGTTCGGCTCGATCACCGTGCCGCTGATCCGGCCCGCCCTGGCGTTCACATTCGTCATCACGGTCATCAACTCGTTCCAGGTGTTCGATCAGGCGTATGTCCTCACCGGCGGCAAGGGCGGTCCCGAAACCGGCACCTACGTGCTCGGAATCATGCTGTACCAGAACGCCTTCACCTTCGACGACATCGGCTACGCCTGCGCACTCGCCTGGGTGATCTTCGCGATCCTGCTGGTACTGACACTGCTGCAATTGCGGTTCACCCGCCGCAACGCCTACGAAAGCGAGACCTAG
- the dhaL gene encoding dihydroxyacetone kinase subunit DhaL yields the protein MTGEAMTTLDSTVARLREVFLAAEPALTTLDEITGDGDFGVNLREGFAEVADRLAAPDAPAPWDTLRAVFLDEVGGTSGPLFGLLFQSLGARAAQSDSYIDALRIGIGDGLAAIQRVGEAEVGDRTMVDALAPAVQALSDGDAAAMVSAAVDGALSTAAVRARRGRASYLGERAVGHPDPGAVGVALLLCVLAEPVSGAEKSNGERVRLLDAVSGDD from the coding sequence ATGACCGGCGAGGCGATGACGACGCTCGACAGCACCGTCGCCCGGCTGCGAGAGGTGTTCCTCGCGGCCGAGCCCGCGCTGACGACGCTGGACGAGATCACCGGTGACGGCGATTTCGGCGTCAATCTGCGCGAGGGTTTCGCCGAGGTCGCCGACCGCCTCGCCGCGCCGGACGCCCCCGCACCGTGGGATACGTTGCGAGCGGTCTTCCTCGACGAGGTCGGAGGCACCAGCGGCCCGCTGTTCGGACTGCTGTTCCAATCGCTCGGCGCCCGTGCGGCACAGTCGGATTCGTATATCGACGCCCTCAGGATCGGTATCGGCGACGGTCTCGCCGCCATCCAGCGCGTCGGCGAGGCGGAGGTCGGCGACCGCACCATGGTCGACGCGCTCGCTCCGGCCGTCCAGGCGCTGAGCGACGGCGATGCCGCCGCGATGGTGAGCGCCGCGGTGGACGGAGCGCTGTCCACCGCGGCCGTGCGAGCCCGTCGCGGTCGCGCGAGTTACCTCGGTGAACGCGCCGTCGGCCACCCCGACCCGGGGGCGGTGGGCGTGGCGCTGCTGCTGTGTGTGCTCGCGGAGCCGGTGTCCGGAGCGGAGAAATCGAACGGGGAGCGCGTGCGTCTGCTCGATGCGGTATCGGGCGATGATTGA
- a CDS encoding phosphotransferase, whose amino-acid sequence MTDTTGTAIRTDWADVPAAVRSAIECVVGAGVLEAETQSGGFSHGVAVRALLTDGRRVFVKAIDADDDLVRMYRTEARTAARLPDAIPTPSLHAGFDAEGWFAMVFDDVAGRHPRLDREDERAAVLATVEDLRRLLTPSPIPGVPTFAEVYGPELNSWQRYAEEGPPADLDEWSSRNLARLASLEAIWPDHAAGTTLLHTDLRPDNMLRRADGSVVVIDWAWPCVGASWIDLAALVPSLVARGVDPDPILAAHPATRDVDPVVVDAFACGVLGYWERALRRPAPPRSPHLYRYRVAAARVTREWLRRRVHWQ is encoded by the coding sequence ATGACCGATACGACAGGTACCGCGATCAGAACCGATTGGGCCGACGTTCCCGCAGCGGTGCGGTCTGCGATCGAGTGCGTGGTCGGGGCGGGGGTGCTCGAGGCCGAAACTCAATCCGGCGGTTTCAGTCACGGCGTGGCGGTCCGGGCCCTGCTGACGGACGGGCGACGGGTATTCGTCAAGGCGATCGACGCCGACGACGATCTGGTGCGGATGTATCGCACCGAGGCGCGGACCGCGGCGCGGCTTCCGGACGCGATTCCCACTCCGTCACTGCACGCCGGCTTCGACGCCGAGGGCTGGTTCGCCATGGTGTTCGACGATGTGGCCGGTCGGCATCCCCGATTGGACCGCGAGGACGAACGTGCCGCGGTGCTCGCGACGGTCGAGGATCTTCGCCGACTGCTGACGCCCAGCCCGATTCCCGGCGTTCCGACCTTCGCCGAAGTCTATGGGCCCGAGCTGAATTCATGGCAGCGGTACGCCGAGGAGGGGCCGCCCGCGGATCTGGACGAATGGTCGTCACGGAACCTGGCGCGTCTCGCGTCACTCGAGGCCATCTGGCCGGACCACGCGGCCGGTACCACGTTGCTGCACACCGATCTACGTCCGGACAACATGCTCCGGCGCGCCGACGGCAGCGTGGTCGTCATCGATTGGGCGTGGCCGTGTGTGGGTGCGTCCTGGATCGACCTCGCCGCGCTCGTGCCGTCCCTGGTCGCTCGCGGGGTCGACCCGGATCCGATCCTGGCCGCTCATCCGGCGACGAGGGATGTGGATCCGGTCGTGGTGGACGCGTTCGCGTGCGGTGTCCTCGGCTACTGGGAACGAGCCCTGCGCCGACCGGCACCGCCCCGATCACCGCACCTGTACCGGTATCGGGTCGCGGCGGCGCGGGTCACGCGGGAGTGGCTCCGGCGGCGCGTCCACTGGCAGTAG